A part of Paludisphaera rhizosphaerae genomic DNA contains:
- a CDS encoding Sec-independent protein translocase subunit TatA/TatB: MLPNLGPMEMMIVMGLAVLLFGKRLPEVGRSLGKGIVEFKKGLNEVTSALDVDSSSSSAISNYTTPYQAPKSSYEGSSSSSTTVDETVPKFEVPGAVSTTAEAPPATN, from the coding sequence ATGCTTCCGAATCTCGGGCCGATGGAGATGATGATCGTCATGGGGCTGGCCGTCTTGCTCTTCGGCAAGCGGCTCCCCGAGGTGGGACGGTCGCTCGGCAAGGGGATCGTCGAGTTCAAGAAGGGCCTCAACGAGGTCACCAGCGCCCTTGACGTCGACTCGTCGTCGTCCTCGGCGATCTCGAACTACACCACCCCGTACCAGGCCCCGAAGTCGTCCTACGAGGGCTCGTCGTCCAGCTCGACCACGGTCGACGAGACCGTCCCCAAGTTCGAGGTCCCCGGCGCAGTTTCGACCACCGCCGAAGCCCCTCCGGCGACGAACTGA
- a CDS encoding acyl-CoA thioesterase, with protein sequence MDAPRNEDPTAPRAAIDSRVSLSILTVPGQANPFGTLHGGVMLRMADECGAVSALRHVGKGQVTTAAMDSMTFLCPVYVGERVEIVAEVTHAGRTSIETQIEIYAEALQHPGRRKVGSGYALYVALDDEGRRPHEVPPLLSVTEADRLRDEAAAARQAVRLARREEAKRHKADFL encoded by the coding sequence ATGGACGCTCCCAGGAATGAGGACCCGACAGCCCCCCGCGCGGCGATCGACTCGCGGGTAAGCCTCTCGATCCTCACAGTGCCGGGCCAGGCTAACCCGTTCGGCACGCTGCACGGCGGGGTCATGCTGCGGATGGCCGACGAATGCGGGGCGGTCTCGGCCCTGCGGCACGTCGGCAAGGGCCAGGTCACGACGGCCGCGATGGACTCCATGACGTTCCTGTGCCCGGTCTACGTCGGCGAGCGGGTGGAGATCGTCGCCGAGGTCACCCACGCCGGGCGAACCTCGATCGAGACCCAGATCGAGATCTACGCCGAGGCCTTGCAGCACCCCGGTCGGCGCAAGGTGGGCTCAGGCTATGCGCTTTACGTCGCGCTCGACGACGAGGGGAGGCGCCCCCACGAGGTTCCCCCCTTGCTGTCGGTCACTGAGGCCGACCGCCTCCGCGACGAGGCCGCCGCCGCCCGCCAGGCCGTTCGGCTGGCCCGGCGGGAGGAGGCGAAGCGGCACAAGGCGGATTTTCTCTGA
- a CDS encoding protein-glutamate methylesterase/protein-glutamine glutaminase, with the protein MALRDRSKTSPPGHHVTIEVMVVDDSAVIRQRLKSIIESDPRFRVTLAADPYEAVAMLSRSVPGVIVLDVEMPRMDGLTFLRKLMKQHPMPVVMCTSVAERAVTALEMGAIEVIAKPDWLNAARLPEWSENLLESVRNAARAGKLPLREERPQAASDPRHSADVVLPHAPYIPRATLGEPIVVLGVSTGGVQAIQALLPHFPADAPGMVVVQHMPADFTGAFAERLNNDPRIQLEVVEARHHEPIRRGRVLVIPGGTSHGLVRRHGSGYRVELNEGPPVCLHRPSVEVLFRSAAQAAGPAAAGVIMTGMGDDGAGGLLEMREAGSLTIAQNEATCVVFGMPREAIRRGAARYVAPLDSIPHTIMAWVADPGAGTWH; encoded by the coding sequence ATGGTCGTCGACGACAGCGCCGTGATCCGCCAGCGGCTCAAGTCGATCATTGAATCCGACCCTCGTTTCCGCGTCACGCTCGCGGCCGATCCTTATGAGGCGGTCGCCATGCTCAGCCGGTCGGTCCCCGGCGTGATCGTGCTGGACGTCGAGATGCCCCGGATGGACGGCCTGACCTTCCTCCGCAAGCTGATGAAGCAACACCCGATGCCCGTGGTGATGTGCACGTCGGTCGCCGAGCGGGCCGTCACGGCGCTGGAGATGGGGGCGATCGAGGTAATCGCCAAGCCCGATTGGCTCAACGCCGCTCGGCTGCCGGAGTGGTCGGAGAACCTGCTGGAGAGCGTCCGCAACGCCGCCCGAGCCGGCAAGCTCCCGTTGCGGGAAGAGCGCCCCCAGGCCGCCTCCGACCCCCGCCACTCGGCGGACGTCGTCCTGCCGCACGCTCCCTACATCCCTCGGGCGACCCTCGGTGAGCCGATCGTCGTCCTTGGGGTGAGCACGGGCGGCGTTCAGGCGATCCAGGCGTTGCTGCCCCACTTCCCGGCCGACGCCCCCGGTATGGTCGTCGTTCAGCACATGCCGGCCGACTTCACGGGCGCCTTCGCGGAACGCCTGAACAACGACCCCCGCATCCAGTTGGAAGTCGTCGAGGCCCGCCACCATGAGCCCATCCGTCGAGGGCGAGTTCTGGTCATCCCCGGCGGGACCTCGCACGGGCTCGTCCGACGCCACGGGTCGGGCTACCGCGTCGAGTTGAACGAGGGTCCGCCCGTCTGCCTCCACCGGCCGAGCGTGGAAGTTCTTTTCCGGTCGGCCGCGCAGGCCGCCGGCCCCGCCGCCGCGGGCGTCATCATGACCGGCATGGGCGACGACGGCGCGGGCGGCCTGCTTGAAATGCGCGAGGCCGGCTCGCTGACGATCGCCCAGAATGAGGCCACCTGCGTCGTCTTCGGCATGCCCCGCGAGGCCATCCGGCGCGGGGCCGCCCGTTACGTTGCGCCTCTCGACTCCATCCCCCACACCATCATGGCCTGGGTCGCCGACCCCGGCGCCGGCACCTGGCACTGA
- a CDS encoding DUF1559 family PulG-like putative transporter codes for MSRSSRLRAFTLIELLVVIAIIAVLIALLLPAVQAAREAARRAQCVNNLKQLGLAMHNYHTANDSFPTGCIQGVGGTLVPGASACKTNIFSNCQNTPWFCLMLPYIEQGVLSNAYNFQLGAEGPVLPLPLGMIANSTVATTKMSTFQCPSDRINQFQITPAYAGGAMSFITFTKGNYGANWGNLQWGQDTTPAVSPMVDPATGALPTFQKGAFGFFTMGIAGMTDGSSNTALAAEVLQGAQYDVRGMMWSTLPGGASYMARLAPNNPTDYYRSGISGDFLNQTVFCVSEPVQGLPCVGGAGDKLAYAGARSKHSGGINVLFGDGSVRFVKNSISMPTWLAINSAAGGEVVSSDSY; via the coding sequence ATGTCCAGGTCTTCGAGGCTGCGCGCGTTCACGCTGATCGAGCTACTGGTCGTCATCGCCATTATCGCGGTGTTGATCGCCCTCTTATTACCGGCCGTGCAGGCGGCGCGCGAAGCCGCGCGCCGCGCCCAGTGCGTCAACAACCTCAAGCAACTCGGGTTGGCGATGCACAACTATCACACGGCGAACGATTCGTTCCCGACGGGTTGCATCCAGGGCGTCGGCGGCACGCTCGTCCCGGGGGCCTCGGCTTGCAAGACGAACATCTTCAGCAACTGCCAGAACACCCCGTGGTTTTGCTTGATGCTCCCCTACATCGAACAGGGGGTGCTCTCGAACGCGTACAACTTCCAGCTCGGGGCCGAGGGGCCCGTCCTCCCGCTGCCCCTGGGGATGATCGCCAATAGCACTGTGGCCACGACGAAGATGAGCACGTTTCAGTGTCCCAGCGACCGGATCAACCAGTTCCAGATTACCCCGGCGTACGCCGGCGGGGCGATGAGTTTCATCACCTTCACCAAGGGGAACTACGGGGCGAACTGGGGGAACCTGCAATGGGGGCAGGATACGACCCCGGCTGTCAGCCCGATGGTCGACCCGGCAACCGGGGCCCTGCCGACGTTCCAGAAGGGAGCGTTCGGGTTCTTCACGATGGGGATCGCGGGCATGACCGACGGGTCCAGCAACACGGCCCTCGCCGCGGAGGTGCTCCAGGGCGCCCAGTATGACGTCCGCGGCATGATGTGGTCGACGCTCCCCGGCGGTGCCTCGTACATGGCCCGGCTGGCGCCGAACAACCCGACCGACTACTACCGTTCGGGCATCAGCGGCGACTTCCTGAACCAGACGGTCTTCTGCGTCAGCGAACCCGTTCAGGGGCTCCCCTGCGTCGGCGGCGCCGGCGACAAGCTGGCCTACGCCGGGGCTCGCAGCAAGCACTCCGGCGGAATCAACGTCCTGTTCGGCGACGGCTCGGTGCGGTTCGTCAAGAACAGCATCAGCATGCCCACCTGGCTGGCGATCAACTCCGCAGCCGGCGGCGAAGTCGTTTCGTCCGACTCGTATTGA
- a CDS encoding Sec-independent protein translocase subunit TatA/TatB: protein MPLPLAFLPNLGTTELLVVAFVSLLMFGNRLPSVMRSLGKSVTEFKKGVAGIEDELDQAVNADKKITPPTP from the coding sequence ATGCCCCTGCCTCTCGCCTTCCTGCCCAACCTCGGCACGACGGAACTGCTCGTGGTGGCGTTCGTCTCGCTCCTGATGTTCGGCAACCGCCTCCCCAGCGTGATGCGGTCGCTCGGCAAGAGCGTGACCGAGTTCAAGAAGGGCGTCGCCGGCATCGAGGACGAACTCGACCAGGCCGTCAACGCCGACAAGAAGATCACCCCGCCGACCCCCTGA
- a CDS encoding dihydroorotate dehydrogenase — MVDLRVKLGRLELKNPVLTASGTFGYVREMAGFVRLDRLGGVVPKTVTQRPRAGNPTPRTVETRAGLLNAIGLDNDGIDHFREHHLPYLRTLGTAVIANIAGEDENQFVEMAAALGDEPGLAAVELNVSCPNVSHGLDLGVDAAAVGRLVRRTREACPHPIIAKLTPNVTDVVAIAAAAAEAGADAVTLINTVRGMAIDWRKRRPILANDVGGLSGPAIKPIALRIVWDVARALPKLPIIAVGGIADADDALEFLVAGASAVQVGTATFYNPRAAEDVLDGMIQRLDDAGIANVSEIIASGRSNRG; from the coding sequence GTGGTCGACTTGCGCGTGAAGTTGGGGCGGCTCGAACTGAAGAATCCGGTCCTGACGGCCTCCGGGACGTTCGGCTACGTCCGCGAGATGGCGGGCTTCGTCCGACTCGACCGCCTCGGCGGCGTCGTCCCCAAGACCGTCACCCAGCGACCGAGGGCGGGAAATCCCACCCCCCGGACCGTCGAAACCCGTGCTGGACTGCTGAATGCCATCGGCCTCGACAACGACGGCATCGACCACTTCCGCGAGCACCATCTGCCCTACCTACGCACGCTCGGCACGGCTGTGATCGCGAATATCGCCGGTGAAGACGAGAATCAGTTCGTCGAGATGGCCGCAGCGCTGGGTGACGAGCCCGGTCTGGCGGCCGTCGAGTTGAACGTCTCGTGCCCGAACGTCAGCCACGGGCTCGATCTGGGCGTCGACGCCGCCGCTGTCGGCCGGCTGGTGCGGCGGACCCGCGAGGCTTGCCCGCACCCGATCATCGCCAAGCTGACCCCCAACGTCACCGACGTCGTCGCGATCGCCGCCGCCGCCGCCGAGGCCGGCGCGGACGCCGTCACACTCATCAACACCGTCCGGGGGATGGCGATCGACTGGCGCAAGCGCCGGCCGATCCTGGCCAACGACGTCGGCGGCCTGAGCGGGCCGGCAATCAAGCCGATCGCGCTGCGGATCGTTTGGGACGTCGCCCGCGCCCTGCCGAAGCTCCCCATCATCGCCGTGGGGGGGATCGCCGACGCCGACGACGCGCTCGAATTCCTGGTCGCCGGCGCCTCGGCCGTCCAGGTCGGCACCGCCACCTTCTACAACCCTCGCGCGGCCGAGGACGTCCTCGACGGGATGATCCAGCGCCTCGACGACGCCGGGATCGCGAACGTCTCCGAGATCATCGCTTCGGGGCGCTCGAACCGGGGCTGA
- a CDS encoding DUF1559 family PulG-like putative transporter — protein MTPLPRRGFTLIELLVVIAIIAVLIALLLPAVQAAREAARRAQCVNNLKQIGLAVHNFENANTKFPDGQGPVPKVSGALTAAYIRGSILTLILPYMEQASLYGAFNLDLDVHTYPENETARCQQIASFVCPSDMTANKMTGSSGQPYGSNSYYGCIGATAAQLFNTPAVGTAETNTILLGIFNITFNLTGSIATNPDFRKVTSTVTIASITDGTSNTAMFSETKRSSQPSTTTQIMAKDMAHRSQGWTTTAGNYAPPSDCDTSTYLPLNYRGLQYHRALQAMSTYAHTVPPNYKGFDCLDSAAGASHIAARSNHSGGVCVLNADGSVRFVKDSISLPTWMAVGTRAGGEVISADAL, from the coding sequence ATGACACCACTCCCACGTCGCGGCTTCACGCTGATCGAGCTCTTGGTGGTGATCGCCATCATCGCCGTCCTGATCGCCCTCCTGCTGCCGGCCGTGCAGGCGGCCCGCGAGGCGGCCCGGCGGGCCCAATGCGTCAACAATCTCAAGCAGATCGGCCTGGCGGTCCATAACTTCGAGAACGCCAACACCAAGTTCCCCGACGGCCAGGGGCCCGTTCCCAAGGTCTCCGGCGCGCTTACCGCCGCGTACATCCGCGGATCGATCCTGACGCTGATTCTGCCCTATATGGAGCAGGCTTCGCTGTACGGGGCCTTCAACCTGGACCTCGACGTCCACACCTATCCGGAGAACGAGACGGCGAGGTGTCAGCAGATCGCCTCGTTCGTCTGCCCGTCCGACATGACGGCCAACAAGATGACCGGCAGCAGCGGCCAGCCCTACGGATCGAACAGCTATTACGGCTGCATCGGCGCCACGGCCGCCCAACTCTTCAACACCCCCGCGGTGGGGACGGCGGAGACCAATACGATCCTGCTCGGCATTTTCAATATCACCTTCAATCTGACCGGAAGCATCGCCACCAACCCCGACTTCCGCAAGGTGACTAGCACGGTGACGATCGCCTCGATCACCGACGGCACCAGCAACACGGCGATGTTCTCGGAGACCAAGCGGTCCAGCCAGCCGTCGACGACGACCCAGATCATGGCCAAGGATATGGCCCATCGCTCGCAGGGTTGGACGACGACGGCCGGCAACTACGCGCCCCCCAGCGACTGCGATACCAGCACGTATCTGCCGCTGAACTACCGTGGCCTGCAGTATCACCGGGCGCTTCAGGCGATGTCCACCTACGCCCACACCGTCCCGCCCAACTACAAGGGCTTCGACTGCTTGGATTCAGCGGCCGGCGCTTCACACATTGCGGCCCGCAGCAACCACTCCGGCGGCGTGTGCGTGCTTAACGCCGACGGCTCGGTTCGCTTCGTCAAGGACTCGATTAGCCTGCCGACCTGGATGGCCGTGGGGACCCGCGCCGGCGGCGAGGTCATCAGCGCCGACGCCCTCTGA
- a CDS encoding class I SAM-dependent methyltransferase, producing the protein MSLASSVYRGPAAVSTFEVAGRPIRLVRPADPDRLLDDPDVHDRNRADDYMPYWAYVWPGARMLVEAVAELWGGVAPGDDEVLELGCGLGLGGLAAMALGFRVRFSDYEPAPFDFIHRSVSESGFPADRAETLILDWRQPPALTFPRILGADVLYERRLVPLVVDVLDRMLAPGGEALLTTPYRTASEDFPDLVAARGFACTRVPVRTVDEAGPRQGTVFRVVRRDR; encoded by the coding sequence ATGTCCCTCGCCTCCTCCGTGTATCGCGGCCCCGCCGCCGTCTCCACCTTTGAAGTCGCCGGCCGACCCATTCGACTGGTGCGTCCCGCCGACCCTGACCGACTGCTGGACGACCCGGACGTCCACGACCGCAACCGCGCCGACGACTACATGCCCTACTGGGCGTACGTCTGGCCCGGAGCCCGGATGCTCGTGGAGGCCGTCGCCGAGCTTTGGGGAGGCGTCGCGCCGGGGGACGACGAGGTGCTGGAACTGGGCTGCGGACTGGGCCTGGGGGGGCTCGCCGCAATGGCGCTGGGCTTCCGCGTCCGGTTCAGCGACTACGAACCCGCCCCCTTCGATTTCATCCACCGCAGCGTCTCCGAGAGCGGCTTCCCCGCCGACCGCGCCGAAACGCTCATCCTCGACTGGCGGCAGCCCCCTGCGCTGACCTTCCCCCGGATCCTCGGGGCCGACGTGCTCTACGAACGGCGGCTGGTCCCGCTGGTCGTCGACGTCCTCGACCGGATGCTCGCCCCCGGCGGCGAGGCCTTGCTGACGACTCCGTATCGGACCGCGTCCGAGGACTTCCCCGATCTGGTCGCCGCGCGGGGCTTCGCCTGCACGAGAGTCCCCGTCCGCACGGTCGACGAGGCCGGCCCTCGGCAAGGGACGGTCTTTCGGGTCGTCCGGCGCGATCGCTGA